The following coding sequences are from one Nitrososphaerota archaeon window:
- a CDS encoding trimethylamine methyltransferase family protein, whose translation MTSPRIEFLSKDEIYKIHTTSLNILEKIGIKVMDENILNLLKDSGCEINYENKIAKIPQYLVMECVKKIPKNFTIYARDNKYNITFGNGKMKFMSSGGQMNIIDPISKDRKPGKTQDTINAVKLGNSLENIDIVGAMVVPQDVPLELADIYMYSILLKYSSKIIFAWIYNRISAEYILKMLSIVAGGIEELKKKPLTFYFCEPTSPLKFGENALQVLQEFVKIGLPVCFGPMVMASATGPATLAGTLAMENAEILAGNVIAQLIYSGVPVLYGGIPHILDQKTGNISFGSPEQGIMAAAITQIGKYYGFPIHVNIGLTDSKLPDAQSGIEKAATMLMGALAGAELSGHLGISGADMGACFEQLVIDNEIADYVKRIIKGFEINDETLAFEIAEKVGIGGTFLAQKHTLKYIRSEFWYPKIFDRKDWNSWYNLGAKDSLKIANEIVSKILKEYQIELLDKDIIKEIDAIILKAKKEILK comes from the coding sequence ATGACTTCTCCTAGAATAGAATTCCTTTCAAAAGATGAAATTTATAAAATACATACTACTTCATTAAATATTCTTGAAAAAATTGGAATAAAAGTAATGGATGAAAATATTCTTAATCTACTTAAAGATTCTGGATGTGAAATTAATTATGAAAATAAAATAGCAAAAATACCTCAATATTTAGTAATGGAATGTGTTAAAAAAATCCCAAAGAATTTCACAATTTATGCTAGAGATAATAAATACAATATTACATTTGGAAATGGTAAAATGAAATTCATGTCTAGTGGAGGACAAATGAATATAATAGATCCCATTTCTAAAGATAGGAAGCCAGGCAAGACACAAGATACAATTAATGCAGTTAAATTAGGAAATTCTCTTGAAAATATAGATATTGTTGGTGCAATGGTAGTTCCACAAGATGTTCCTTTAGAATTGGCTGATATTTATATGTATTCTATTTTATTAAAATATTCTTCAAAAATTATTTTTGCATGGATTTACAATAGAATATCTGCTGAATATATTCTAAAAATGCTTAGTATTGTAGCTGGTGGGATAGAAGAATTAAAAAAGAAACCATTAACTTTCTATTTTTGTGAACCTACTAGTCCACTTAAATTTGGAGAAAATGCTTTACAAGTACTTCAAGAATTTGTTAAAATTGGATTGCCAGTATGTTTTGGACCAATGGTTATGGCTAGTGCAACAGGTCCAGCAACTTTAGCAGGAACTCTTGCAATGGAAAATGCTGAAATACTTGCTGGGAATGTTATTGCTCAATTAATTTATTCAGGAGTTCCTGTTTTATATGGTGGAATACCACATATATTAGATCAAAAAACTGGAAATATTTCTTTTGGTTCTCCAGAACAAGGAATAATGGCTGCAGCAATTACTCAAATTGGAAAATATTATGGTTTTCCAATTCATGTAAATATTGGATTAACAGATTCTAAGCTTCCAGATGCTCAATCTGGAATAGAGAAAGCAGCAACCATGCTTATGGGAGCATTAGCAGGTGCTGAATTAAGTGGTCATCTTGGAATATCTGGAGCAGATATGGGAGCTTGTTTTGAACAACTTGTAATAGATAATGAAATAGCTGATTATGTAAAAAGAATAATTAAAGGATTTGAAATAAATGATGAAACTTTAGCATTTGAAATAGCTGAAAAAGTAGGAATTGGAGGAACATTTTTAGCACAAAAACATACATTAAAATACATTAGATCAGAATTTTGGTATCCAAAAATATTTGATAGGAAAGATTGGAATAGTTGGTACAATTTAGGAGCTAAAGATTCTCTTAAAATTGCTAATGAAATTGTTTCAAAAATATTAAAAGAATATCAAATTGAGCTATTAGATAAAGATATTATAAAAGAAATAGATGCAATAATATTAAAAGCTAAAAAGGAGATTTTAAAATAA
- a CDS encoding ATP-dependent DNA ligase, whose product MDFSILADFYEKIESTTKRLEMTDYLVELFKKSDKKIIDKVAYLTLGEIYPPYVGLELGLADKLAIKAISLATGVTEEKIEEEYKKLGDLGKVAEKFISSKKVASLFQEPLTVEKVYESFEEICKATGKGAQEKKINIFAGLLANASPKEARYLARMATGRLRLGMADMTLLDALAIAFAGSKEYREIIERAYNLSADIGYVAKKLAEGGIDAIKEFKITLGKPIKVQLAERLSTIEEILEKMNGKASAEFKYDGMRIQAHIDQEKIILFSRREENITNQFPDVVKALREAIKAKEAIVDGEAVPIDPHTGDFLPFQVVSQRRGRKYDLEKMAEEIPVCLFLFDLLYLNGEDYTNKSYLERREKLKEIVKETDRVRLAEYIVSNDIKEIEKFFLESVQKGGEGLIFKSIASDSFYEAGKRGFKWIKLKRSYQSKMADTVDLVIVGGFRGKGKRAGTYGALLMAAYNPKMDRFETVCKLGSGFTDEDLENLPKILSPYKINHKHPRVYALIEPDEWFVPALVLEVIGDEITLSPVHTCAFGSIKEGSGLAIRFPRLVKFREERSPEDATTIDEIIEMYKSQLKKIS is encoded by the coding sequence ATGGATTTCTCTATTTTAGCAGATTTTTATGAAAAAATAGAATCTACTACAAAAAGGCTTGAAATGACTGATTATTTAGTTGAATTATTTAAAAAATCTGATAAAAAAATTATAGATAAAGTAGCTTATTTAACACTTGGAGAAATATATCCTCCATACGTTGGTTTAGAACTTGGTTTAGCCGATAAACTTGCAATTAAAGCTATTAGTTTAGCTACTGGTGTTACTGAAGAAAAAATTGAAGAAGAATATAAAAAATTAGGGGATTTAGGTAAAGTAGCTGAAAAATTTATTTCTTCAAAAAAAGTAGCTTCTCTTTTTCAAGAACCATTAACTGTTGAAAAAGTTTATGAAAGTTTTGAGGAAATATGCAAAGCTACTGGAAAAGGAGCTCAAGAGAAAAAGATAAATATTTTTGCTGGTTTATTAGCGAATGCCTCTCCTAAAGAAGCAAGGTATTTAGCTAGAATGGCAACTGGTAGACTTAGACTTGGAATGGCTGATATGACTTTGCTTGATGCTCTTGCAATTGCTTTTGCTGGAAGTAAAGAATATAGAGAAATAATAGAAAGAGCATATAATTTATCAGCTGATATAGGTTATGTAGCTAAAAAGTTAGCTGAAGGAGGAATAGATGCTATAAAGGAATTTAAAATAACTTTAGGAAAACCAATTAAAGTTCAATTAGCTGAAAGACTTTCAACCATTGAAGAAATACTTGAAAAAATGAATGGAAAAGCTAGCGCAGAATTTAAATATGACGGAATGAGAATACAAGCTCACATAGATCAAGAAAAAATAATCTTATTTTCTCGAAGAGAAGAAAATATTACAAATCAATTTCCAGATGTTGTTAAAGCATTAAGAGAAGCAATAAAAGCTAAAGAAGCAATTGTCGATGGAGAAGCTGTGCCAATAGACCCCCACACAGGAGATTTTCTACCATTCCAAGTAGTATCTCAAAGAAGAGGTAGAAAGTATGATCTTGAAAAAATGGCTGAAGAAATTCCAGTTTGTTTATTCTTATTTGATTTATTATATTTAAATGGTGAAGATTATACTAATAAATCATATCTTGAAAGAAGAGAAAAATTAAAAGAAATAGTAAAAGAAACTGATAGAGTTAGACTTGCTGAATATATAGTATCAAATGATATTAAAGAAATTGAGAAATTTTTCTTAGAATCTGTTCAAAAAGGTGGAGAAGGATTAATTTTTAAATCTATCGCTTCAGATTCTTTTTATGAAGCAGGAAAAAGAGGTTTTAAATGGATAAAGCTTAAGCGTTCTTATCAATCAAAAATGGCTGATACTGTAGATTTAGTTATTGTAGGTGGTTTTAGAGGTAAAGGGAAAAGAGCTGGGACATATGGAGCATTATTAATGGCTGCGTACAATCCTAAAATGGATAGATTTGAAACTGTATGTAAGCTTGGAAGTGGTTTTACTGATGAGGATTTGGAAAATCTTCCTAAAATCCTTTCTCCTTATAAGATTAATCATAAACATCCTAGAGTTTATGCTTTAATCGAGCCTGATGAATGGTTTGTTCCAGCATTAGTTTTAGAAGTAATTGGAGATGAAATAACTTTAAGTCCTGTACATACATGTGCTTTTGGATCAATAAAAGAAGGGAGCGGTTTGGCTATTCGTTTTCCACGCTTAGTAAAATTTAGAGAAGAAAGGTCTCCTGAAGATGCTACAACAATTGATGAAATAATAGAAATGTATAAATCGCAATTAAAGAAAATTTCTTAA
- a CDS encoding ABC transporter ATP-binding protein: protein MVSVRAVNISKKFGDTIAVNHVNLEVKDKEFVTILGPSGCGKTTTLRIIAGLVYPDTGDVFFDDKRVTDLPPYKRRIGFVFQRVALFPHMNVYNNIAFGLKNLKYSKEEIDKKVKEVLELVHMSGFEKRMPRELSGGQAQRVEIARVLALDPEVLLFDEPLSNLDAKLRDGLKYEIRRLQRETGKTAIYVTHDQAEAFAISDRIYVMNEGTIQQVGTPIELYLNPKTSFVADFIGTTNFLKGKIIEVSPSEVKVEIESGDIIKTPPLPNINEFKVNDNVLVSIRPEDIEVVNGEREKFLNILKGKIDQSTFTGLTTRLLVLINNSLIKVDVQGPKRFEYIDKQGKEISIGFSRCILIKR, encoded by the coding sequence ATGGTTTCTGTAAGAGCTGTTAATATAAGTAAAAAATTCGGAGATACTATAGCTGTAAATCATGTAAATCTAGAAGTAAAGGATAAAGAATTTGTAACTATACTTGGACCAAGTGGATGTGGAAAAACAACAACTTTAAGAATAATTGCTGGATTAGTTTATCCAGATACTGGAGATGTATTTTTTGATGATAAAAGAGTAACAGATTTGCCACCATATAAAAGGAGAATAGGATTTGTTTTTCAAAGAGTTGCTTTATTTCCACATATGAATGTATATAATAATATTGCTTTTGGATTAAAGAATTTAAAATATTCAAAAGAAGAAATCGATAAAAAAGTAAAAGAAGTGCTTGAATTAGTACATATGAGCGGATTTGAAAAGAGAATGCCAAGAGAACTTAGTGGTGGGCAAGCACAAAGAGTTGAAATTGCAAGAGTTTTAGCATTAGATCCAGAAGTATTATTATTTGATGAGCCATTAAGTAATTTGGATGCAAAACTTAGAGATGGATTAAAGTATGAGATTAGAAGATTACAAAGAGAAACAGGGAAAACTGCAATCTATGTAACACATGATCAAGCAGAAGCATTTGCTATATCTGATAGAATATATGTAATGAATGAAGGAACTATACAACAAGTGGGGACACCAATAGAATTATACTTAAATCCTAAAACTTCTTTCGTAGCAGATTTTATAGGAACAACTAATTTTCTTAAAGGTAAAATAATTGAGGTCTCTCCTTCAGAAGTAAAAGTTGAGATTGAAAGTGGAGATATAATAAAAACTCCTCCTTTACCAAATATAAATGAATTTAAAGTAAATGATAATGTATTAGTATCTATTAGACCTGAAGATATAGAAGTAGTAAATGGAGAAAGAGAAAAATTTTTAAATATTCTTAAAGGGAAAATAGACCAATCAACATTTACTGGATTAACTACTAGATTACTTGTTTTAATAAATAATTCATTAATTAAAGTAGATGTTCAAGGGCCTAAAAGATTTGAATATATAGATAAGCAAGGGAAAGAAATATCTATAGGGTTTAGTAGATGTATTTTAATTAAAAGATAA
- a CDS encoding trimethylamine methyltransferase family protein, with the protein MSIKGAKVKKPLRFFTKNELYEIHLATLEVLESVGIEFHDDKALEILNKNGAEVDYKLKQVKFPQYLVKEAIRNTPNTITLCGRYPEYDVKLEDKMVYFASGANALYVLDKNGNIRNALIEDCVKLAKLADALENIHVYLTLVSPSDTPPIGVDRIRCAIALKNTCKHFFHDAQGREGALDQIKIASIIVGDEEELRKRPIISLAPCITSPFRWGKDAIEVLMVMSEKNLPHIISSEPMSGATSPVTLAGSIVQQNAEILSGLILSKIINKRSPALLCTLPSIMDMKTGNISMGCIELALMCGGMAQLMQYYNIPYVGSGGISDSKLMDEQAAYEKALTLLIPALSGTNLIHLSSGMLESILTLSYEQVVIDNEIIGMVLRALNGIEVNSETLALDVIKSVGAGKHYLKHKHTLKNLRKEHFIPEISDRLTRKTWLDMGAKDTIKKAREKVEKILSTHQPKPLDKDIEKEIDNTLNQIMKKLIS; encoded by the coding sequence ATGAGTATTAAAGGGGCTAAAGTTAAAAAACCTTTAAGATTTTTTACTAAAAATGAGCTATACGAAATTCATTTAGCTACTTTAGAAGTTTTAGAATCTGTTGGAATAGAATTTCATGATGATAAAGCATTAGAAATTCTTAATAAAAATGGAGCAGAAGTTGATTATAAATTAAAACAAGTAAAATTCCCTCAATATCTTGTTAAAGAAGCTATTAGAAATACACCTAATACTATTACATTATGTGGCAGATATCCAGAATATGATGTAAAATTAGAGGATAAAATGGTATATTTTGCATCAGGAGCAAATGCATTATACGTACTTGATAAAAATGGGAATATAAGGAATGCTTTAATAGAAGATTGTGTAAAATTAGCTAAATTGGCAGATGCTTTAGAAAACATTCATGTTTATCTTACTTTAGTTAGTCCATCAGATACTCCTCCTATAGGAGTTGATAGAATAAGGTGTGCAATAGCTTTAAAAAATACTTGTAAACATTTCTTTCATGATGCTCAAGGAAGAGAAGGAGCTTTAGATCAAATAAAAATTGCATCTATAATTGTTGGAGATGAAGAAGAACTTAGAAAAAGGCCAATTATTTCTCTTGCACCATGTATTACAAGCCCATTTAGATGGGGGAAAGATGCTATTGAAGTATTAATGGTTATGTCTGAAAAAAATCTTCCACACATTATTTCTAGTGAGCCAATGTCTGGAGCAACTTCTCCTGTTACTCTTGCGGGTTCAATAGTTCAGCAAAATGCAGAAATTTTAAGTGGTTTAATTCTTTCAAAAATTATTAATAAGCGTTCTCCAGCTCTTCTTTGCACTCTTCCATCTATAATGGATATGAAAACTGGAAATATTTCAATGGGTTGTATTGAACTTGCTTTAATGTGTGGAGGAATGGCACAATTAATGCAATATTATAATATACCATATGTAGGTTCTGGTGGAATATCAGACTCAAAATTAATGGATGAACAGGCTGCATACGAAAAAGCATTAACACTTTTAATTCCAGCATTATCAGGAACAAATTTAATACATTTATCTTCTGGAATGCTTGAATCAATACTTACTTTAAGTTATGAACAAGTTGTTATAGATAATGAAATTATTGGAATGGTTTTAAGAGCATTAAATGGAATAGAAGTTAATAGTGAAACTCTTGCATTAGATGTTATAAAAAGTGTTGGTGCTGGAAAACATTATTTAAAACATAAACATACTTTAAAGAATTTGCGTAAAGAACATTTCATTCCAGAAATAAGCGATAGATTAACTAGAAAAACTTGGTTAGACATGGGTGCAAAAGATACTATTAAGAAAGCAAGAGAGAAAGTTGAAAAAATATTATCCACTCATCAACCTAAACCTTTAGATAAAGATATTGAAAAAGAAATAGATAATACTTTAAATCAAATAATGAAGAAATTAATAAGCTAA
- a CDS encoding uroporphyrinogen decarboxylase family protein, producing the protein MDPRKRVLNALEHKDVDIIPYWDGFSNMEAEKCFLGKIYHEANDVEKAIFLARLFNSDIVNLPIAGFPGGPGVWCEVIYEGKNHIIAKNPFGGLQYWRIKPYFAIVLTNPIKNKEDLEKIQEPNIEKFIPRIKVFSEKLKKIYNYNYFTVAEIKGVCETPWMYLRGLKNFLIDIKKDPKFVNEMIELSFKFMMELTEYIIDEAPLDGIWMTDDMGDSKGPFFNIETYRKLFKPWHEEIVKRIHKKGKKILLHSHGNIMPLLEDIIDANFDSIDPLDPADNIDLLKIKEKYGDKITLMGGITKNIGLMSIEEIEKHVLEIAKIGSKKGFILMSAGGVPPEMSLEKFNHYRYIIEKARRI; encoded by the coding sequence ATGGATCCAAGAAAAAGAGTTCTAAATGCTCTTGAGCATAAAGATGTCGATATCATACCTTATTGGGATGGCTTTAGTAATATGGAAGCTGAAAAGTGCTTTTTAGGTAAAATATATCATGAAGCTAATGATGTAGAAAAAGCTATTTTTTTAGCACGTTTATTTAATTCGGATATCGTTAATCTTCCTATAGCAGGTTTTCCTGGAGGACCTGGAGTATGGTGTGAAGTAATTTATGAGGGGAAAAATCATATTATTGCGAAAAATCCATTTGGTGGTTTACAATATTGGAGAATTAAACCATATTTTGCTATAGTTCTTACAAATCCTATAAAGAATAAAGAAGATTTAGAAAAAATTCAAGAGCCTAATATAGAAAAATTCATTCCAAGAATAAAAGTATTTAGTGAAAAATTAAAGAAAATTTATAATTATAACTATTTTACTGTAGCTGAAATAAAAGGGGTTTGTGAAACACCTTGGATGTATCTTAGAGGATTAAAAAATTTTTTAATCGATATTAAGAAAGATCCTAAATTTGTTAATGAAATGATAGAATTATCTTTTAAATTTATGATGGAATTAACAGAATATATTATAGATGAAGCACCTCTTGATGGAATATGGATGACAGATGATATGGGCGATAGTAAGGGTCCATTTTTTAATATTGAAACTTATAGGAAATTATTTAAACCATGGCATGAAGAAATAGTTAAAAGAATTCATAAAAAAGGCAAAAAAATCCTTCTTCATTCTCATGGTAATATAATGCCATTGCTCGAGGATATTATTGATGCTAATTTTGATTCAATAGACCCTCTTGATCCTGCTGATAATATTGATTTATTAAAAATTAAAGAAAAATATGGTGATAAAATTACTTTAATGGGTGGAATAACTAAGAATATTGGATTAATGTCTATAGAAGAAATTGAAAAACATGTATTAGAAATTGCAAAAATTGGAAGTAAAAAAGGTTTTATTTTAATGAGTGCTGGGGGAGTCCCACCTGAAATGTCTCTTGAAAAATTTAATCATTATAGATATATTATTGAAAAAGCTAGAAGAATTTAA
- a CDS encoding ABC transporter ATP-binding protein — MARVLIKNLVKRFGTTIAVNNVSLEIKDKEFVVLLGPSGCGKTTTLRCVAGLETPDEGEIYIGDTLVNDLPPKDRDVAMVFQSYALYPHMTVYDNIAFPLKMRKYPKEEIDRRVRQVAELLRISHLLDRKPRQLSGGEAQRTALGRAIVREPKVFLMDEPLSNLDAKLRLYMRAELKKLQRDLGVTTIYVTHDQAEAMTMADRVAVMNYGVLQQVAPPEDLYDHPANIFVAGFIGSPPMNFIECSFIEKDGKGYLDAGTFKLELWPEIVDIVKKKATGPEVILGLRPEDLSIVREIEKPETAIPAEIYVIEPLGTEVIVDAKVGENIIKLREAPTFRGRMGEKVWIKFNKDRMHLFDKKTEVAII; from the coding sequence TTGGCGCGTGTTTTAATAAAAAATTTAGTTAAACGCTTTGGAACAACTATTGCTGTAAATAATGTAAGTTTAGAAATAAAAGATAAGGAATTTGTAGTATTACTTGGACCAAGTGGATGTGGAAAAACAACAACTTTAAGATGTGTAGCTGGATTAGAAACTCCTGACGAGGGAGAGATATATATAGGAGATACTCTTGTTAATGATCTACCACCAAAAGATAGAGATGTAGCAATGGTTTTCCAAAGCTATGCATTATACCCACATATGACTGTTTATGATAATATCGCTTTTCCATTAAAAATGAGAAAATATCCAAAAGAAGAAATCGATAGAAGAGTTAGACAAGTCGCAGAGCTTTTAAGAATATCGCATTTATTAGATCGTAAACCAAGACAGCTTAGTGGTGGAGAAGCTCAAAGAACAGCTCTTGGAAGAGCTATAGTACGTGAGCCAAAAGTATTCTTAATGGATGAGCCATTAAGTAACTTGGATGCAAAACTTAGATTATACATGAGAGCTGAATTAAAGAAACTTCAAAGAGATTTAGGTGTAACAACAATCTATGTAACACATGATCAAGCAGAAGCAATGACAATGGCTGATAGAGTGGCAGTAATGAATTATGGAGTATTACAACAAGTTGCCCCTCCAGAAGACCTTTACGATCATCCAGCAAATATATTTGTAGCAGGATTTATTGGAAGCCCACCAATGAATTTTATAGAATGTAGTTTCATAGAAAAAGATGGAAAAGGTTATTTAGATGCTGGAACATTTAAATTAGAATTATGGCCAGAAATAGTGGATATTGTAAAGAAGAAAGCTACAGGACCTGAAGTAATATTAGGACTTAGACCTGAAGATTTATCGATTGTGAGAGAAATAGAAAAACCTGAAACTGCAATTCCAGCAGAAATTTATGTTATAGAACCTCTTGGAACAGAAGTAATAGTAGATGCTAAAGTTGGAGAAAATATTATTAAATTAAGAGAAGCACCAACTTTCAGAGGAAGAATGGGAGAAAAAGTCTGGATCAAATTCAATAAGGATAGAATGCATTTATTCGATAAAAAGACTGAAGTAGCAATAATTTAA
- a CDS encoding corrinoid protein: MNEDKILQMLKESILSFDVEKAVNAAKEAIKANIDPIKAIEEGFTKGIREVGELFAKGEIFLPELIMAGEAMKAAIEILKPLIPSGKGLKSLGKVVIGTVAGDLHDIGKSIVVSMLTANGFEVYDLGVDVPTEAFIKKVKEVNANILGLSALLTSTLPEMKKIIDELKKEGLRNKVKVIIGGAATTQKYANEIGADAWAGDAIEAVSKIKELMGIS; the protein is encoded by the coding sequence ATGAATGAAGATAAGATTCTTCAAATGCTTAAAGAATCGATTTTAAGTTTTGATGTGGAAAAAGCTGTTAATGCTGCAAAAGAAGCTATTAAAGCAAATATAGATCCTATTAAAGCAATTGAAGAAGGATTTACAAAAGGAATAAGAGAAGTAGGAGAATTATTTGCTAAAGGTGAAATTTTTCTTCCAGAACTTATAATGGCTGGAGAAGCAATGAAAGCAGCAATTGAAATTTTAAAACCATTAATTCCAAGTGGAAAAGGATTAAAAAGTTTAGGTAAAGTTGTTATTGGAACAGTTGCTGGGGATCTTCATGATATTGGTAAAAGCATAGTTGTTTCTATGTTAACAGCAAATGGTTTTGAAGTATATGATCTTGGAGTCGATGTTCCTACAGAAGCTTTTATTAAAAAAGTTAAAGAAGTGAATGCAAATATTTTAGGATTATCTGCTCTTTTAACAAGCACCTTGCCTGAAATGAAGAAAATAATTGATGAATTAAAGAAGGAAGGTTTAAGAAATAAAGTGAAAGTTATTATTGGTGGAGCAGCTACAACTCAAAAATATGCTAATGAAATTGGTGCGGATGCTTGGGCTGGAGATGCAATAGAAGCTGTTTCTAAAATTAAAGAATTAATGGGAATTTCATGA